The following is a genomic window from Pseudomonas sp. FP2335.
CTTCCATGTTGCCGGTGTCGGGGGCGGAGCAGTTGAACGGCTCCGGGCCCAGCAGGGAGCGGCCCATGATTTCGGCCAATGGCGCGTATTCGAGGTTGGTCAGGCCGGCACCCAGCTCGGATTCCGGCAGGAACAGGTTCCACAGGCCTTCGGCTTTGGCCTTGGCTTTCAGCTCTTCCATGATCGCGGTGGGCTGCCAGCGGTCGCCTTCGCTGACCTGGCGTTCGAACACCGGCTCGGCGGGGTAAACGTATGCATCCATAAACGCAGTGACGCGTTCACGCAGTTCCTGAACCTTGGGCGAATAGGCGAAATCCATGAGCAGCTCCCTTCTCTGAGAGGTTGTTTAGGTCATGCAATCGATGCTAGAACAGCGTTGATAATTTACCTAGCCTATTCTCGGCGTGTATTAACATTCATCACCGATATATGATCGACGTATGACCACCTAACAATAAGAGCGCAACGAAATGAATCTGAGCAAGGTCGACCTCAACCTCTTTATCGTCTTCGACGCGATCTACACCGAAGCCAACCTGACCCGCGCCGGGCAGATCGTGGGCATCACCCAGCCAGCGGTGTCCAACGCCCTGGCGCGTCTGCGCGAGACCTTCAACGACCCGCTGTTCGTGCGCACCGCCCAGGGCATGGTGCCCACACCGATGGCTCAGAACATCATCGGCCCGGTGCGCAATGCGCTGTCGTTGTTGCGGGTGTCGGTGCAGGAAAGCCGCATCTTCAACCCGCAGCAAGCGGCCAAGACCTACCGCATCAGCATGACCGACCTCACCGAAGCGGTGATTTTGCCGCCGCTGTTCCAGCGCCTGCGCCGCCTGGCACCCACGGTGGTGATCGAGAGTTTCCTGTCCAAACGCCGCGAAACCACCAAGGAACTGGCTGCCGGGCGCCTGGATTTCGCCGTGGACGCGCCACTCAACACCGACCCCCAGGTGCGCCACGTCAAGCTGATGGAAGACCGCTACGTGTGCGCGATGCGCAAGGGCCACCCGCTGGCGGGCAAGGACAAGCTGACCCTGGATGATTACCTGGGGCTGACCCACATTCATATCTCCAGCCGCCGCAACGGTTTGGGCCATGTGGACCTGGCACTGGGCAAGATGGGCTTGCAACGCAAGATCGCCCTGCGTTCCCAGCATTATTTGATGGCGTCGCAGGTGTTGCAGCAGACCGACATGGTCATGACCGTGCCCGAACGCTTCGCTCGCCGTCATGAATTGCACTGGTTCAACCTGCCGGTGAACGACGTGCCGCCGGTGGAAACCCATCTTTACTGGCACGAAAGCACCGACCAGGACCCGGCGAACCGCTGGATGCGCGAGCAGATGATCGAGTTGTGCCAGCAAGTGACGGCGCACGAAAAGAAATTGGATGGCAAGCAGGCTTGAGTGGCTTTTTTGTGGCAAACGCTCTTGTTACGGATGGCGACCTGCTTGACGTTAACGTCAAGCAGCCATTAGCTTAGCGCCCAAGACTTCTTCCTGGGCACTGCCATGAGTACCACCTACAGCATCTCCGACCTCGCCCGCGAGCTCGACATCACCACCCGCGCCATTCGCTTCTATGAAGAACAAGGCCTGCTGGCCCCGGAACGCCGGGGCCAGGAGCGCATCTACTCGGCGCGGGACAAGGTCAGCCTCAAGCTGATCCTGCGTGGCAAGCGTATCGGTTTTTCCCTGGCCGAATGCCGCGAACTGATCGAACTCTACGACCCCACCAGCGGCAACCACATCCAGCTCAACAGCATGCTCAGCAAGATCGCCGAGCGCCGTGAGCAGTTGGAGCAGCAACTGCTGGACATCGAACAGATGAAACTGGAACTGGACACCGCCGAAGAGCGTTGCACCCAGGCCCTGGCCCACACCATGAGCCAGGTTGGCCATTGATCAGAAGGTAACTGCCATGTCCCTCCCCTCCCATGTGCGCCTGGTGGAAGTCGGCCCGCGCGACGGTTTGCAGAATGAAGCCCAGCCGATCAGCGTGGCCGACAAGGTCCAACTGGTGGACGCATTAAGCGCCGCAGGCTTGAGCTATATCGAAGTCGGCAGCTTTGTCTCGCCCAAATGGGTGCCGCAGATGGCCGGGTCGGCCGAGGTGTTCGCACAGATCCAGCGCAAGCCCGGCGTAACCTACGGCGCGCTCGCGCCGAACCTGCGTGGTTTTGATGATGCGCTGGCCGCGGGGGTGAAGGAAGTCGCAGTGTTCGCGGCGGCATCCGAGGCGTTTTCCCAGCGCAATATCAACTGTTCCATCAGCGAGAGCCTGGAACGTTTCGCGCCGATCATGGCCGCGGCCAAACAGCACGGCATCAGCGTGCGTGGTTATGTGTCGTGCGTGCTGGGCTGCCCTTACGAGGGCGAGATTGCGCCGGAGCAAGTCGCCGCGGTCGCACGGGAGTTGTATGCCATGGGCTGCTACGAGGTGTCCCTGGGCGACACCATCGGCACCGGCACAGCGGGGGCCACGCGGCGGTTGTTCGAGGTGGTCGGCGCGCAGGTGCCACGGGACAAGCTGGCCGGGCATTTCCATGACACCTATGGGCAGGCCATCGCGAACATCTACGCCAGCCTGCTGGAAGGGATCCATGTGTTCGACAGCTCTATCGCGGGCCTCGGTGGCTGCCCCTACGCCAAGGGCGCCAGTGGTAACGTCGCCACCGAAGATGTGCTGTACCTGCTCAACGGCCTGGGTATCGACACCGGTATCGACCTGCAGGCGTTGATTCGCGCGGGTGAGCAAATCAGCCACGTGCTGGGTCGGCCGACGGGGTCGCGAGTAGCCAAGGCGCGTAGGGCCAGTTGAGTAGCGTAGCCGTGACAATGTGTTACCGCACGACTACACATCGAGTAACACGGGAACATATTTTGTCGCATTAGCCGTAGGCTGTTGCCCACACAAAAACCAAGTAATTGATTTTAAAGGATTTTTAAAAGTTGGCACGGCTCCTGCTATCTCTATGGCATAACAAGAATAAAAAGCGCCAAACCTAATAAAAATAAGACGAAACGACTCTGACATAACAAAAACAACACGGCAGAGACGCAGCTAACAGATTTTTTTGGAGAAGATGTGCTTCGCAGGGAACGGCATCGCCGAAACCCGCGACCAGTAGAGAACAATAAAACTACCTTCAGGTAGCTACCCACTGGTTGGATCGCGTACGAAGAAGCAGATCAGCGCTCAAAAAAATACGTTTGCTCTTGACCCCGGATGGGGGTCGCCAAAAACAGCGGTAAAGGGTAACGGTTACCAAAAACAACAATAGACCGCCCCTCAATAATAAAAAAAGAGCACGTAACGACAAATTAAAGGGGACCTTTGGGTCCCCTTTGTGCTTTCTGCGATTCAGCGATTTGCCTGACACCGCGCTATTCAAAATGTGGGAGCGGGCTTGCCCGCGAAAGCGGCGGATCAGGCAACACACCTGTAACTGACAGACCGCTATCGCAGGCAAGCCAGCTCCCACATTGAGCCTCACTGTGACGGGGGCTGCATGCGCAACTCTTGCATCGAAATCTCGCGCATCCGGAATTTCTGGATCTTGCCCGTCACCGTCATCGGAAACTCATCCACGAATTTGAAATGCCTGGGCGTCTTGAAGTGCGCAATGCGGCCCTTGCACCAGGTTTGCAGCTCCAGCGCGTTGGCCACATGGCCGGGATGAAACTTGACCCAGGCGACGATCTCTTCACCGTATCGCTCGTCGGGAATGCCGATGACCTGCACGTCTGCCACCGCCGGATGGGTGAAGAAAAACTCCTCAAGCTCACGCGGGTACACGTTCTCTCCGCCACGAATGATCATGTCCTTGTTGCGCCCGGCGATGCACACGTAGCCGTGGGCGTCCATGCTTGCCAGGTCGCCGGTGTGCATCCAGCCAGCGTCGTCGATCGCTTCGCGGGTGGCGTCGGGATTGTGCCAGTAGCCGAGCATGACGCTGTAGCCACGGGTGCAGAGTTCGCCGATCTCACCGCGCGCAACCGTGTTGCCGTCGGCGTCGATGATCTTGCTTTCCAGTTGCGGCTGGGTGCGGCCAACCGTGGTCACGCGGCGCTCCAGGTCGTCATCCGCACCGGTTTGCAAAGACACCGGGCTGGTTTCAGTCATGCCGTAGGCTATCTGCACCTCGCTCATGTGCATCTCGCTGATCACCCGGCGCATCACTTCGATGGGGCAGGTGGCGCCGGCCATGATGCCGGTGCGCAGGGTGGACAGATCAAAGTCGCCAAGCTGCGGATGATCGAGCATGGCGATGAACATGGTGGGCACGCCATACAAGCCGGTGGCACGTTCTTCGGCGACGGCAGTCAGGGTCAACAGCGGGTCGAAGCCATCATTCGGGTAGATCATGGTGGTGCCATGGGTGATGCAGCCCAGGTTGCCCATGACCATGCCGAAACAGTGATACAGCGGCACAGGGATCACCAGGCGATCCTGCGCGGTCAGGCCCAGGCTTTCGCCGACCATGTAGCCATTATTGAGGATGTTGTGGTGACTGAGGGTGGCACCCTTGGGAAAGCCAGTGGTGCCGGAGGTGTACTGGATATTCACGGCCTGATCGAAGCGCAGGCTGGCCTGGCGGGAGTGCAACTGTTCGGGCGGGATACCTGCCCCGAGCGCCGCCAACTGCGACCACGGCAGGAATCCCGACGGCGGGCTGGGGTCGAGACTGATCATGCCACGCAGGTCCGGCTTCAAAGCCTGCAGCATCCCGTGGTAATCGGAGGTCTTGAACGCCCCGGCGCACACCAGCCACTGACAGCCGGATTGCTTGAGCACGTATTCCAACTCGCTACTGCGATAGGCCGGGTTGATGTTGACCAGGATCACGCCCAGCTTGGCGCTGGCGATCTGGCTGATGCACCACTCGGCGCAATTGGGCGCCCAGATCCCCAGGCGGTCGCCGGTTTGCATGCCCAGGGCGAGGAAGGCGCGGGCGTGCAGGTCAACGGTTTCAGCGAGTTGGCGCCAGGTGTAGCGACGTTGTTGATGGCGCACTACCAGGGCTTCGCCATCGGGAAACTGTGCAGCGGTTTGATCAAAGGCCTGGCCAATCGTCATGGCCAGCAAGGTCTTGTCCTGAGAACCGCGGCTGTAGCTCGGATTCGGTTGTTCCATAACGACCCCTATTGTCTTTTTTGTTAGGTTGACGTTTACGTAAGCTACGATTGACAGCGCCTTAACGCAAGCTTACGTTAACGTAAAGGTGAGCGCCCTCCTCCCGGCGTTGAACCCACATAAAAACAACGCTCACATTAAGGTGCCTGTCCATGAGTTACCCGTCCCTGAACTTCGCCCTCGGCGAAACCATCGACATGCTGCGCGACCAGGTGCAGTCCTTCGTCGCCAAGGAAATCGCCCCCCGCGCGGCACAAATCGACAGTGACAACCTGTTCCCCGCCGACCTGTGGCGCAAGTTCGGCGACATGGGCCTGCTTGGCATCACCGTCCCGGAAGAATACGGCGGCGCTGGCCTGGGCTATCTGGCCCACGTGGTGGCCATGGAAGAGATCAGCCGCGGCTCGGCGTCGGTGGCGTTGTCCTACGGCGCCCATTCCAACCTGTGTGTGAACCAGATCAACCGCAACGGCAATCACGCGCAGAAACTCAAGTACCTGCCCCAACTGATCAGCGGCGAACACGTTGGCGCCCTGGCCATGAGCGAACCGAACGCCGGCTCCGACGTGGTCTCGATGAAACTGCGCGCCGACAAGCGCGGCGACCACTATGTACTCAACGGCAGCAAGACCTGGATCACCAACGGCCCCGACGCCAACACCTACGTGATCTACGCCAAGACCGACCTGGAAAAGGGTCCCCACGGCATCACCGCATTTATCGTCGAGCGCGACTGGAAGGGTTTCAGCCGCAGCAACAAATTCGACAAGCTGGGCATGCGCGGCTCCAACACCTGCGAGCTGTTTTTCGATGACGTGGCGGTGCCCGAGGAAAACATCCTCGGCGTACTCAACGGCGGCGTGAAAGTGCTGATGAGCGGCCTGGACTACGAACGCGTGGTGCTGTCCGGCGGCCCCACCGGGATCATGCAAGCGTGCATGGACCTGATCGTGCCCTACATCCACGACCGCAAGCAGTTCGGCCAGAGCATCGGTGAATTCCAGCTGATCCAGGGCAAGGTCGCCGACATGTACACCCAACTCAATGCCAGCCGTGCCTACCTCTATGCCGTGGCCCAGGCCTGCGAGCGCGGCGAGACCACGCGCAAGGACGCCGCCGGCGTGATCCTCTACAGCGCCGAACGCGCCACGCAGATGGCCCTCGACGCGATCCAGATCCTGGGTGGCAACGGCTACATCAACGAATTCCCCGCCGGCCGCCTGCTGCGCGACGCCAAGCTGTACGAAATCGGCGCCGGCACCAGTGAGATCCGCCGGATGCTGATCGGCCGCGAACTGTTCAACGAAACCCGCTGAGGGAGCGCGCCATGGCCACCTTGCATACCCAGCTCAACCCGCGCTCGGCGGAATTTGCCGCCAATAACGCGGCGATGCGCCAGCAGGTCGATGCCCTGCACACCCTGCTCGCCCACGTCAGACAAGGCGGCGGCGCGCAAGCCCAGGAGCGGCACACCTCACGCGGCAAACTGCTGCCGCGCGAGCGCATCAACCGCCTGCTCGACCCAGGCTCGCCCTTCCTCGAACTCAGCCAACTCGCCGCCCATCAGGTGTATGGCGAGGACGTACCCGCCGCCGGCGTGATTGCCGGGATCGGCCGCGTGGAGGGCGTCGAATGCATGATCGTCGCCAACGATGCCACCGTGAAAGGCGGCTCCTACTACCCGCTCACGGTGAAAAAACACCTGCGCGCCCAAACCATCGCCGAGCAGAACCGCCTGCCGTGCATCTACCTGGTGGACTCCGGCGGCGCCAACCTGCCGCGTCAGGATGAAGTGTTCCCTGACCGCGAGCACTTCGGGCGGATCTTCTTCAACCAGGCCAACATGAGCGCCCAGGGCATCCCGCAGATCGCCGTGGTGATGGGCTCTTGCACCGCCGGCGGCGCGTATGTGCCGGCCATGGCAGACGAAGCGATCATGGTGCGCCAGCAAGCCACTATCTTTCTCGCCGGCCCTCCCTTGGTAAAGGCCGCCACGGGTGAAGTGGTGAGTGCCGAAGACCTCGGCGGCGCCGATGTGCACTGCAAGATTTCCGGGGTGGCCGACCACTACGCCGACAACGACGAACACGCCCTTGCGCTGGCCCGGCGCAGCGTGGCCAACCTCAACTGGCGCAAACAGGGCGAGTTGCTGCAACGCACGCCCGTAGCGCCGTTGTACAGCGGCGAGGAGCTGTATGGCGTGATCCCCGCCGATGCCAAACAGCCGTTCGACGTGCGCGAAGTGATCGCACGGCTGGTGGATGGCTCGGTGTTCGATGAGTTCAAGGCGCTGTTCGGCACCACCCTGGTGTGCGGCTTTGCGCACCTGCACGGCTACCCGATAGCGATCCTGGCGAACAACGGCATCCTGTTCGCCGAAGCCGCGCAAAAAGGCGCGCACTTTATCGAGCTGGCCTGCCAGCGCGGCATTCCGCTGCTGTTTTTGCAGAACATCACCGGTTTCATGGTTGGCCAGAAATACGAAGCCGGCGGCATCGCCAAGCACGGCGCCAAGCTGGTCACGGCGGTGGCCTGCGCCAAGGTGCCGAAGTTCACGGTAATCATCGGCGGCAGCTTTGGTGCAGGTAACTACGGCATGTGCGGCCGCGCGTATGACCCACGGTTCTTGTGGATGTGGCCGAACGCCCGCATTGGCGTGATGGGCGCTGAACAGGCCGCCGGGGTGCTGGTGCAGGTCAAGCGCGAGCAGGCCGAACGGGCCGGTAACGCCTTCAGTGCCGAGGAAGAACGAGCGATCAAGCAGCCGATCCTCGACCAGTATGAAACCCAGGGCCACCCCTACTATTCCAGCGCACGCCTGTGGGACGACGGTGTCATCGACCCGTTGCAAACCCGCGACGTGCTGGCC
Proteins encoded in this region:
- a CDS encoding AMP-binding protein, with amino-acid sequence MEQPNPSYSRGSQDKTLLAMTIGQAFDQTAAQFPDGEALVVRHQQRRYTWRQLAETVDLHARAFLALGMQTGDRLGIWAPNCAEWCISQIASAKLGVILVNINPAYRSSELEYVLKQSGCQWLVCAGAFKTSDYHGMLQALKPDLRGMISLDPSPPSGFLPWSQLAALGAGIPPEQLHSRQASLRFDQAVNIQYTSGTTGFPKGATLSHHNILNNGYMVGESLGLTAQDRLVIPVPLYHCFGMVMGNLGCITHGTTMIYPNDGFDPLLTLTAVAEERATGLYGVPTMFIAMLDHPQLGDFDLSTLRTGIMAGATCPIEVMRRVISEMHMSEVQIAYGMTETSPVSLQTGADDDLERRVTTVGRTQPQLESKIIDADGNTVARGEIGELCTRGYSVMLGYWHNPDATREAIDDAGWMHTGDLASMDAHGYVCIAGRNKDMIIRGGENVYPRELEEFFFTHPAVADVQVIGIPDERYGEEIVAWVKFHPGHVANALELQTWCKGRIAHFKTPRHFKFVDEFPMTVTGKIQKFRMREISMQELRMQPPSQ
- a CDS encoding hydroxymethylglutaryl-CoA lyase, producing MSLPSHVRLVEVGPRDGLQNEAQPISVADKVQLVDALSAAGLSYIEVGSFVSPKWVPQMAGSAEVFAQIQRKPGVTYGALAPNLRGFDDALAAGVKEVAVFAAASEAFSQRNINCSISESLERFAPIMAAAKQHGISVRGYVSCVLGCPYEGEIAPEQVAAVARELYAMGCYEVSLGDTIGTGTAGATRRLFEVVGAQVPRDKLAGHFHDTYGQAIANIYASLLEGIHVFDSSIAGLGGCPYAKGASGNVATEDVLYLLNGLGIDTGIDLQALIRAGEQISHVLGRPTGSRVAKARRAS
- a CDS encoding LysR family transcriptional regulator; this translates as MNLSKVDLNLFIVFDAIYTEANLTRAGQIVGITQPAVSNALARLRETFNDPLFVRTAQGMVPTPMAQNIIGPVRNALSLLRVSVQESRIFNPQQAAKTYRISMTDLTEAVILPPLFQRLRRLAPTVVIESFLSKRRETTKELAAGRLDFAVDAPLNTDPQVRHVKLMEDRYVCAMRKGHPLAGKDKLTLDDYLGLTHIHISSRRNGLGHVDLALGKMGLQRKIALRSQHYLMASQVLQQTDMVMTVPERFARRHELHWFNLPVNDVPPVETHLYWHESTDQDPANRWMREQMIELCQQVTAHEKKLDGKQA
- a CDS encoding carboxyl transferase domain-containing protein; the protein is MATLHTQLNPRSAEFAANNAAMRQQVDALHTLLAHVRQGGGAQAQERHTSRGKLLPRERINRLLDPGSPFLELSQLAAHQVYGEDVPAAGVIAGIGRVEGVECMIVANDATVKGGSYYPLTVKKHLRAQTIAEQNRLPCIYLVDSGGANLPRQDEVFPDREHFGRIFFNQANMSAQGIPQIAVVMGSCTAGGAYVPAMADEAIMVRQQATIFLAGPPLVKAATGEVVSAEDLGGADVHCKISGVADHYADNDEHALALARRSVANLNWRKQGELLQRTPVAPLYSGEELYGVIPADAKQPFDVREVIARLVDGSVFDEFKALFGTTLVCGFAHLHGYPIAILANNGILFAEAAQKGAHFIELACQRGIPLLFLQNITGFMVGQKYEAGGIAKHGAKLVTAVACAKVPKFTVIIGGSFGAGNYGMCGRAYDPRFLWMWPNARIGVMGAEQAAGVLVQVKREQAERAGNAFSAEEERAIKQPILDQYETQGHPYYSSARLWDDGVIDPLQTRDVLALALSAALNAPIEPSRFGVFRM
- a CDS encoding isovaleryl-CoA dehydrogenase; this translates as MSYPSLNFALGETIDMLRDQVQSFVAKEIAPRAAQIDSDNLFPADLWRKFGDMGLLGITVPEEYGGAGLGYLAHVVAMEEISRGSASVALSYGAHSNLCVNQINRNGNHAQKLKYLPQLISGEHVGALAMSEPNAGSDVVSMKLRADKRGDHYVLNGSKTWITNGPDANTYVIYAKTDLEKGPHGITAFIVERDWKGFSRSNKFDKLGMRGSNTCELFFDDVAVPEENILGVLNGGVKVLMSGLDYERVVLSGGPTGIMQACMDLIVPYIHDRKQFGQSIGEFQLIQGKVADMYTQLNASRAYLYAVAQACERGETTRKDAAGVILYSAERATQMALDAIQILGGNGYINEFPAGRLLRDAKLYEIGAGTSEIRRMLIGRELFNETR
- a CDS encoding MerR family DNA-binding transcriptional regulator, which encodes MSTTYSISDLARELDITTRAIRFYEEQGLLAPERRGQERIYSARDKVSLKLILRGKRIGFSLAECRELIELYDPTSGNHIQLNSMLSKIAERREQLEQQLLDIEQMKLELDTAEERCTQALAHTMSQVGH